One Kitasatospora sp. NBC_01287 DNA window includes the following coding sequences:
- a CDS encoding ABC transporter ATP-binding protein: MSAAPPDNDVLWARGIVKSHRGTPALREVSIAVREGEVLAITGGRGSGKSTLIGCLSALLPVDSGEVWFNSAPVHTLSRAGREKLRRDRFGFVGSQPQLVPELTARENVALPLLLAGTGHKAAYGAADDWLERLDVTDCAKRRPAELIQSQRQRIAVARALAPLPRVVFADDPTAPLHREAQDQVLRILTSAARSHQLTLVLATHDPELAKYADRTVALVDGRTQAPATPVRHEAAAVAGP, from the coding sequence ATGTCAGCGGCCCCGCCCGACAACGACGTGCTGTGGGCCCGGGGGATCGTCAAGTCCCACCGCGGCACCCCGGCCCTGCGGGAGGTGTCGATCGCGGTCCGGGAGGGTGAGGTGCTCGCCATCACCGGCGGCCGCGGCAGCGGCAAGAGCACCCTGATCGGCTGCCTCTCGGCGCTGCTGCCGGTGGACTCCGGCGAGGTCTGGTTCAACAGCGCGCCGGTGCACACGCTCAGCCGCGCCGGGCGGGAGAAGCTGCGCCGCGACCGGTTCGGCTTCGTCGGCTCGCAGCCCCAGCTGGTCCCCGAGCTGACCGCCCGGGAGAACGTCGCGCTGCCGCTGCTGCTCGCCGGAACCGGTCACAAGGCCGCCTACGGCGCCGCCGACGACTGGCTGGAGCGGCTGGACGTGACCGACTGCGCCAAGCGCCGGCCGGCCGAGCTGATCCAGAGCCAGCGCCAACGGATCGCGGTGGCCCGGGCCCTGGCCCCGCTCCCCCGGGTGGTCTTCGCCGACGACCCGACCGCCCCGCTGCACCGCGAGGCCCAGGACCAGGTGCTGCGGATACTGACCAGCGCCGCCCGCTCCCACCAGCTCACCCTGGTGCTGGCCACCCACGACCCGGAGCTCGCCAAGTACGCGGACCGCACCGTGGCCCTGGTCGACGGCCGCACCCAGGCACCCGCCACCCCGGTGCGGCACGAGGCCGCCGCGGTGGCCGGCCCCTGA